From the Polynucleobacter acidiphobus genome, the window CGTGCGCTGTTGATGACCGGATCATTAAATGCAGCCTCCTGATAAAGGCTAAGGAGATCTAAGGTTCGACCCTCGAGTGCTTTGCGGTTTTGGGGGTCCGTTAAATTCGACGAAATCGGCGGAATTGGAATAGCAGTTTGTGGCGGCGCCTCGAGCTTTAGAAGGTCTTGAGGACTTAAGGTCTTGGGTAATTCATTATTTGCTGGCGTGACAGTGACCGATCCTTGATTATTAGTTTGTGCTAATACCTGGCTAGATACCATCCATCCAGCCAGTCCAATGAGGGCAATAATCGGGAACCGTTTCATCGAATGCATGATCCGAAGTTTAAGCCCAAACGCTAAATTCATGAGTTTAGGGGTTTAAGGCTTTAGTATTGATGCCTATGGATCCATTACTGCTATTCAAAGCCCTGATCCTCGGGATTGTTGAGGGCTTAACCGAGTTTTTACCTATCTCGAGCACCGGGCACTTAATCTTGGTGGGGGATCTCTTAAATTTTAATGATGAGCGTGGCAAGGCCTTTGAAATCATTATTCAGTTTGGCGCCATTTTGGCAGTGTGCTGGGAGTACCGTGAGCGCCTATTCAAGGTGACCAATACCTTTTTCTCGAGTAAACAATCGCAAAAGTTTGTTTTGCATGTGGTTATTGCTTGTATTCCAGCCATGGGGCTTGGTCTGATTTTTGGTAAGTTCATCAAGGCTCATCTGTTTTCACCAGTCCCTGTGGCAAGCGCATTTATTGTGGGCGCCTTTGTGATCTTCTGGGCAGAGTACCGTCAAACCAAAGCGTCGACCATGAAGAAAATCGATAGCATTGACCAGTTAACTGCGATCGATGCCCTAAAAGTGGGGCTAGCCCAATGCGCGGCTCTCATACCAGGTACCTCACGCTCTGGAGCCACAATTATTGGCGGGATGCTATTTGGCTTGCCGCGAGCCGTTGCAACCGAATTCTCCTTCTTTTTAGCAATCCCGGTCATTGGTGGGGCAACTGCGTATGAGTTGCTCAAGATTGCAAACTCACCCCAAGCATTTGGTTTTGCTGATTTTGCACCTACCCTTTTAGTTGGTTTTGTCGCAGCCTTTATCTCCGCATTTATTTGTGTGCGCTGGCTGATTCATTATGTTGCGCATCACAACTTTATCCCCTTTGCTTGGTATCGTATTATTTTTGGCGTTTTAGTTTTGGTGACCTCGTACACCGGTCTTGTCGCTTGGTCTAACTGATAGTTATAGAGTAAAAAATATGAACCTTTCAATCGATGCTATACAAGCCAATATTCAGTTGGCCTTGGCACCTGTCTTTCTCCTCACGGCTGTTGCTACCTTAGTTGCTGCGATCACAGCACGCCTGGCGCGTAATGTAGATCGGATGCGCTTTATTCAGAATCAGCTGTATGGCGATCAGCAGCTTAGTCAAAAGCTGAAGACACATTATGAGAAAGAAATTGATGAGTTCAAGACCAGGGGAAGGTTATGCACTCTAGCCATTTTCTTTGATGTCTTAGCAGGCGTTTTAATTTCTCTGACTGTTCTTGAGCTATTTTTAGTACAAACCGGTGCCGGAAAATTAGTCAATGTGGGTTATGTTCTGATCACCTTTGTTGCTGGTTTGGTCTCATTTGTGGTTTCTCTAACACTTATCTTGGTTGAAGTTGTCTTTGCCTATCGCTCAACGAGTTGGGATATGCCTGCACAAGAGATATCTCAAATGCCCACAACACCCAAGGAATAAAATCAGGCGAAATTCTCGATTTTTGAAAGACAACGATGTCCATCAATCAAAACAAAATCCTCATCTCCGGCGGCGCAGGCTTTTTAGGCTCTCATCTCACTGAACGCCTGCTTCGTGAGGGTAATGATGTTTTGGTGGTGGATAACTTTTTTACCGGTAACAAACAGAACCTTGTGCATTTGATGAGTAATCCAAAATTGGAGATCATGCGCCATGATGTGACCTTTCCTTTGTATGTCGAGGTTAATCAGATCTATAACTTAGCGTGTCCAGCCTCCCCAGTTCACTATCAATACGACCCCGTGCAAACGACTAAAACTAGCGTGCACGGTGCAATTAATATGCTCGGTTTAGCTAAGCGGACCCGCGCTCGTATTTTGCAAGCCTCTACGAGTGAGGTCTATGGTGATCCAGAGGTGCATCCCCAACCAGAAGGCTATTGGGGTAGAGTCAATCCGATTGGCATTCGGTCCTGCTATGACGAGGGTAAGCGTTGTGCTGAGACCCTATTTTTTGACTACTTTCGCCAACATCAAACCGATATCAAAGTGGTAAGAATCTTCAACACCTACGGCCCAAGGATGCATCCCAACGATGGCCGCGTGGTGAGCAACTTTATCGTGCAGGCATTACAAGGTAAAGACATCACGATTTATGGGGATGGATCTCAGACCCGAAGTTTTTGCTATGTGGACGACCTTATTGATGCTATGGCTCGGATGATGGCGACAGAAACTGGCTTTACGGGGCCAGTCAATATCGGGAACCCAACTGAATTTACGATGCTTGAACTTGCCCAATTGGTTCTCAAGCTTTCTGGTAGCAAATCAAAAATTGTCTATCAACCACTACCCTCGGATGATCCAAAGCAGCGTCAGCCGAATATTGATTTAGCTAAGGCCAAATTAGGATGGACGCCTAAGGTATCTCTAGAAGATGGGTTAAGAGAAACTATCAGCTATTTTTCAAAGCTCTTAAATGTTTAAAAGCATTCGGCTGAGGTTAAGGCAAATCACTTTTTTTCTTGAGAGCATCTTCCGGTCAAAAAAGCTAATTCAAAATCCGAGACCAATTAATTTAGTCAGGGCATGTAAATTCAAAGACACTCGCTTAGCAGAGAGCATCTTTTGGACAAAATTTAATCCAATAGAAGTTAAATTTAATGTTAATTATTTAAGCTCGGATATCGACGTTGTTCGCTGGCATGCAATAAGCCCAAATCAATTGGAGTTTGATATCAATATGAATGCCTCGAATGAGGCCTTAGAACCTACATTTAGAAGAATCTTTGATATATCGCCGTTATTAAAAAAATTTCACGCGTCCGAATATTTTCATAGCGGTTGGATCGATATTAATCTTGGCGATTATGCAAAAAAAGACGGATTAGCATTTTGCTCTAATCGTGAGAATCAAATTCTGATTCCTGATATTGATTTTATTGGAACTCACGGATACGATGAAATGCGCTCGTATTTTGGGAGCAATCTAATTCCGTGGGAACAAAAGAAAGAGATTTTATTTTGGAGGGGATCCAGTACTGGCATCTCGCCCTCTGGGTCATGGAGGGATCTTCAGAGAATCAAGTTATGTGAAATAGCCGCTAATTCTAAAAATCAGGACCTATTTGATGTTGGGTTGAGCAATATTGTTCAATTGAATAAAAGCGCTGAAAATGAAATTAAAACTTTGGGCTACCTAAAAGACTATAAATTGGCATTCCCCCAATATCGTAGACACTTTTCATAACGCAATTTGACGTTGTTCGAACGCCATTGGACTTAGTTGGGCAAGATGCTTGTGACGCCTTACCCGATTGTAGAACTCTTCGATGTATTCAAAGATCTCTGATTTGGCTTGTGCCCTAGTGGGATAAATCCGTTTCTTAATTAATTCACTTTTGAGGCTGCTAAAGAAGGATTCAGCCACTGCGTTATCCCAGCAGTTGCCACGCCTGCTCATGCTCGGGCTTAATCGATTATCTTTGCACCAGCGGGCAAATGCATCACTACCGAACTGGCTACCTTGGTCGGAGTGGATGATAAGACCATTCTTAGGCTTTCTGCGCCATACCGCCATCGTTAAGGCATCCAGGACCAAGCGGGTTTCCATACGTGCTTGCATGCTCCAGCCAACCACTAATCGGGAGTGCAAATCAATCACTACCGCCAAGTACAACCAGCCTTCGTAAGTTCGGATATAGGTAATGTCGGTCACCCAGGCTTGATCAGGGGCATCATGGGTAAATTGACGTTGCAATTGATTGGGTGAGACTAGAGACGGTCTACCGATCCGATATCGCGGACGCTTATACCCGCGGATGGAGCGCAGTTGCGAGGCCTTCATGAGTCTTGCCACTCGGTTTTCACTACAGGCTACACCCGCTTCCCTGAGGTCATGGTAAATCCGCGGGCTGCCATAAATCCCCATACTCTGATCATAGAAGTAACGGATCTGTTCTGATAACTTGGCGTTCTCCAGAGCCCGGGGTGATTGAGGTTCTTTTAACCAAGCGTAATAGCCACTGCGGTGCACCTTCAGAACCCGGCACATGCTCAAAAGCCGGAACTCCTGGCGATGCTCTTTGATAAACGCGTACTTCACTCGGACACTTTGGCAAAGTACGCGGCGGCCTTTTTTAGGATGTCGCGCTCTTCAGTGGTTCGCCTCAGTTCTGCTTTGAGTTTGGTCATCTCGGCTTGCAGCGCTTTGATGTCTTCTATTGGTTTCTCATCTGACCCCTTGAGTTTTCGGGTCCAGGTATACAGCAGGCCGACAGGCACCCCCAAGCGTCTGGATACCTCAACTGCTGAATGCCCTTTATCTAAGATCTGCTTAACCGCTTCTAATTTGAACTCAGCGGTGTATTTGGTTCGCTTCATCACTACTCCCTTGATTCATTGTTGACAATATTAACTGTCTACTGAATCGGGGGAATGCCAAATCAATCAAGTTAATCAATACATTTAAATACCTTATCGATGTAGATGGCAATAGTAATGCTTGGTCAAGTCTATTTTTGAAGCTTCTGTCTGGCTCAGTCGTACTTAAGGTTGAATCCGAGGACGGATACAAACAGTGGTATTACGATCGCTTAATTCCATGGCAGCACTATGTACCCGTAAATAAGGACCTTTCTGATCTTCAAGAAAAGCTTGATTGGCTTAGAGATAATGACGATAGGGCAAAGAAACTAGCAAAATTAGGTAAAGATTTCGCTTTCGATATTTCATTTGAAAAGGAATTAGCTAATAGTCTCGATTTAATCAAAAATAATCTTGTTATTCCAAAGGCTAAATAAATATGAATGCCCCATCTTCTCGAAAATTCCTTAAGGCAATTTTTTACTTGATTTTGACAAAGGCACCGCTTATTGTTATTACATGTTTTGTGAATACCTATATTCAAAAAAATAAAATTATTAAGTTTCAAAATATAGAAAGTAAGCACCGAGAGAAAAATTTTTCTACTGATTGGTTTACTGGCAATATTCCTTATTGGATGATTATTTTTAACAAATTTCAAATGTTGAACAAGCCCCTTTCTTGCCTTGAAATTGGTTCATGGGAGGGTCGATCATCCCTATTTATTCTTGACTCATTACCGAATTCAAAATTAACTTGTGTGGATACATGGGAGGGTGCTGATGAGCACAAGGGATCGAAAATTTTGAATACAATCGAGCAGAATTTTGATGCCAATCTTTCTGATTATCGGGATAGGCTTACCAAATACAAAGGGACTTCTTTTTCATTTTTTGATAATCTAGAAAGTCACACTAAGTTTGATTTAATTTACATTGATGGATCCCATTATATTTATGATGTAATGGTTGACGCGCTTAAATCATTTGCCCATCTTAATGTGGGCGGCGTGATGATTTTTGATGATTTTTTTTGGGGCTATTATGATGATCCAATATCCAATCCAGCCTCTGCTATAAATACGTTTATTTCGTTAAAGAAGAGATATTTGCAAGTTGAAATGGTTTATTCGCAAATTATCATTTCTCGAATTGCTGATGAGAATCGTATTAATCACTGATGATTAATGATAGTAGTTCTTTGAGACACCGAATTCGCTCGTTTGTTCGTAGAGCAGGCCGTACTACTAATGCCCAAGAGCATGCGATTGCAACCTTAGGTAGTCAATTTCTCCTGCCATATCAAGAGGCATTATTTGATTGGTCAGTATTTGGTCCGTCGTATCAGAATGCTTCGCGCATTGTCGAGATCGGCTTTGGCATGGGTGAGTCCACCGCTCAGATTGCACAAGTTCGTCCAAACGATGCATTTTTAGGTCTTGAGGTTCATGAGCCTGGGGTTGGTGCGCTTCTTAAGCGTATTGGTGAGTTGGATCTTCACAATCTTCGCTTAATTTCCCATGATGCTGTTGAGATACTCGAGCGGATGATTGCACCCAATTCTTTGGATGGGGTTCATATTTTCTTTCCAGATCCATGGCATAAAACGCGTCATCATAAACGCCGTTTAATTCAAAAAGAATTTGTAGAACTCCTCGTTTCCCGATTGAAGCCTAATGGCTATCTTCACCTGGCAACGGATTGGCAGCATTACGCGGAGCAAATGCTCTTAGTTCTCAATCACCATCCTCTATTACGAAATCAATCCACTCAAAAAGTTCGCTTAGGAGCCATTCTCGGTATCGATCAGGATCAAACTATCGGTGGTATTGATTGGACAGCTAAGCACTTACAAGAGACGCATGAGGGTTTTGTGGATAAGCCCTCGTATCGTCCGCTGACCAAATTTGAGAACCGTGGTCTCAAATTAGGCCACGGGGTTTGGGATTTGCTTTATCGCAAGCATGTGCCTTAAAGACCCATACAGACGTATTTCATTTCAAGGTACTCGTCGATTCCCCAGGAGCTACCCTCGCGTCCTAAGCCAGATTGCTTGACCCCACCAAATGGGGCTACTTCATTCGAGATCAGTCCGGTATTGACCCCCACCATACCAAATTCGAGGGCTTCGGCGACCTTCCAAACCCGACCAATATCCCGACTGTAAAAGTAAGACGCTAGACCAAATTGACTGCTATTAGCCAATCGAATCACTTCATCATCATTCTCAAACGGTATTACTGGCGCAACCGGACCAAAAGTTTCTTCATGGGTAATGAGCATGGCATTGGTAACATTAGCAAGAACGGTTGGTTCATAAAACGTTCCACCCAGACTGGCGCGTTTACCCCCAATAACAAGTTGCGCCCCTTTGCTCACTGCATCGGCTACATGCCGCTCTACCTTTTCAATGGCAGCTTGATCGATTAGGGGCCCTTGAGAAACGCCTTGCTCTAGACCATTTCCAATCTTGATTGCTTTGGTTGCCAGAGCTAACTTTTCTACAAAGGCATCGTGCACCTTTTTATGGACATAGAACCGGTTGGCGCAAACGCAAGTTTGCCCGGCATTTCGGTATTTGGAGCTCATTGCGCCCGATACGGCAGCATCAATATCCGCGTCGTCAAACACAATGAAGGGCGCATGACCGCCAAGTTCTAAGGAGAGTTTTTTGACCGTTGGGGCGCATTGCGCCATCAGAATGCGACCTACTTCTGTAGAGCCGGTAAACGATAGATGGCGTACCGTTGGGGATTCACATAGAACCTTGCCAACTGCAATGGATTGCTCGGCATCTGCGGTCACGATATTAATGACCCCTTGCGGGACCCCTGCTTGTTGGGCAAGTTCAGCAATTGCGAGTGCTGAAAGCGGAGTTTGTTCTGCAGGCTTGATCACGATGGTGCATCCTGCTGCCATTGCTGGTGCGATTTTGCGCGTAATCATGGCAATCGGAAAGTTCCAGGGGGTAATGGCAACGCAGACCCCAATGGCTTGCTTTAAAACAATGGTGCGCTTATCGCCCCAGGTGGTTGCTGGAATCGCCCCCATTACGCGTTTGGCTTCTTCGGCAAACCATTCCACAAAGGAAGCGCCGTAGACCACTTCCCCTTTAGCTTCGGCAAGAGGTTTGCCTTGCTCAAGAGTCATGAGGGTGGCGAGATCATCTGCATTGGCCAGAATTAACTCAAACCACTTGCGCATCACCTGGGCACGCTCTTTGGCCAGCTTGCCCTTCCAGGCATTGAGGGCTAGCTCTGCAGCGGAAATTGCCTCTTCGGCATCCGAGGCATTTAAATTGGCAACCTTAGCAATGATGTCACCGGTTGCGGGGTTGGAAACTGCAAATCGCGCGTTCCCTGACGCTTTCACCCACTGGCCGTTGATCAACGCATCCTCATGAAAAAGACCAGGGTTCTTGAGGAGCTTATGGAGATCAGCAATGGAATTGGGGACGTTCATGATGTTCTTCTTTTGAGTAAGTTGTGTCTCGATGACTTAGTGTAATCCCAACCGTCGAGAAGGATTATTGGGAATAATTTGGTTCGTAGGGGAGGTGATTGACTCCAGAAATCCGAAAAGAGATTCTTCAATCGTATTACCTATGGAGCCAATGATGATTTCTGAAAACCACTACTAATAGTGGGTTGAACTCAATTGCCTGCCTATAGGTAGTTGGAAATCGTTATTTTTTCTTTCAAATTATGAAAATAAATCCCGAACCGATGTTTTTTTCATGATGAGGAATAAGTGATGACTAACTTAATTAAACCATTGTTTTAACTGATCTTTTTATATTCAGCGTCGCATCATATTAGGGTTTAAACGGATAATATGAATTAATTGATATATAAAACCATTTCTTTATTCTTGACAGGTTATATAGGGGTTTCTAAGATTCGGCATGTTTAACAGTTGTTGCACTGCAATATAAATAGAGTCTTGTTATTTAGATTCTATCTATTGTGTGTGACCCAAACAATGAAACCATTTAATTTTCCAAAGACAATTGGGATTGAACAGCACTTAGCCTCTGCATCTTTAGCTAGGCTCATACAGCGCCTATTTGCATTTTTGGTTGCCGCAATTCTTGCCGTTTGGTTACTTGGCCCCCGCACTGGCGCCGGAATCTTTGATCTTGCCCACTATTTAGTTCCCGCCGAAGCCCGCGTACTGATTCTCGGGGCGGATAGTGCTGAAATCTTAACGGCTGATGAGTCCGCCAATCAACTCAAGTTTTGGAGCATAAACCCACAGACCATCCCCTCGATTGCAGGACCCGCATCACAAATTCCGGGGCATTTGGTCGACTTAAGTGCGGTTGATCGGTCGATATTGGGTTCAGAGACCGAGCGTCGCGCAGTTGCCGAACATTTGGCTAAAAAGTTTCGGATCTCTTTAGAGGACACACTTTTCTATGTCAATCAAGCCATGATGGTGAGTAAAGAGGTTAACCTAGACCCCACCCTAATTTTGGCAGTGATGGCGACTGAATCTAGCCTAAATCCTCGTGCTGAGAGCCGTGCCGGTGCGCAAGGATTGATGCAGGTTCGAACCCATGTTCATCAAGAGAAATTTGAGCCTTATGGCGGCCCCTTAGCGGCCTTTATCCCTGAGGCAAATATTCGGGTGGGGGCTCTGATTTTGAAGGCTTGTATCGCTCGAGCTGGTTCGCTTGAGGATGGTTTAAAGAGTTATTTGGGCGCTCCCAATGCAGCGAGTGGGGTTGGTACCTATACCCATAAGGTATTTTCAGAGCGCGAAGAGTTACGTAACGTTGCGCGCCGTTTAGGCGGTAACGTTTAGTTCGCTACGATTTCAGCTTGCCGCAGTTTTTGGGCAAGCTGATCTAAAACCCCATTCACGTATTTATGGCCATCGGTGCCACCAAAGGTTTTTGCTAATTCAACCGCTTCATTAATTGCTACTTTGTAGGGCACCGATAGATCGGCAGCTAACTCATAGGTGCCGATTAGCATAGCAGCATGCTCTACTGGTGATAGTTCAGCCAAGGGTCGATCTAACTCCGGAATAATCAATGCATCAAGTTCTTGGTGCTGGCCAATCACCCCCTGGAAGATACTTGCAAATAAATCACCCTGACATTTTTTAAATGCTGGGTCTTCGCCAAGTTGTTTCGTGATTGCGCTGATCGTTAAGGGGGCATCACTTAGCTCACCCGCCTTTTGAATCACCAAATACTGATAAATACCTTGTAAGGCATATTCGCGGGCACGCCGCCTAGGCGTGAGCGAGCGCTTTGGGTTAGGGGTCGATCCAGCCGTCATGTGATTATGCTGACTCAATATCAAGATCAGGATTGATGGCTAGGGCGAGATTGGCCATTTCAACCGCAGCGCGCGCACAATCACGGCCCTTTTCGAGAGTGCGAGCAAATGCTTGATCGTCGGTGTCGCACGTTAGCACCCCATTGGCAATCGGAATACCATGATCCAAACTAATACGAGTAATGGCACTCGCAGATTCATTGGAGACCAATTCAAAGTGGTAGGTTTCCCCCCGAATGACAGCACCTAGGGCGATCATGGCATCAAACTCGTGGGTCTTCGCAAGTTGGGAGAGGGCAAAGCCAATCTCTAAGGCGCCAGGTACGGTCACTAACTGAATATCGTGATGAGCCACACCTAAGTTCAGTAGCTCGGTAATGCAGGCCTCCGATAGGGCTTTGCAGTGCTCTTCATTAAAACGAGCTTGCACGATCGCAACCCTGAGATCTTGGCCATTTAAGTCAGCCTCAAAGACATCGATGTCGTTCATGCGCTATTCCTCAAGATTGGATGGGTGTGTAGGGGATGTGATCAATAATTTCCAATTGATAGCCAGATAAACTCGGTACCCTGGAGGAGTTGGCTAGTAAACGCATTTTGCGTACACCTAAGTCTTTGAGGATTTGCGCTCCAATTCCGTAACTGCGGAAATCCGTTTTACGCTCCGCACCCGATTGACCGGGTGGCTTTGAGGGATTATGATCAGAACCTTGGTCCAATTGAGTTAACTTTTCAAACTGCGAAAGCCATTTGAGTTCATTGGGAGCCGCAACTCCAGCAGCATTAAGTAAAACAGCAACGCCGCACGGCGCATTGGCGATCACTTGCAAGGCTTTGCTCAAAGGCCATGAATGCGTGGATTGATCAATATCTAAAAGATCCAAAACGGTAACTGGTTCATGAACCCGCACAATGGATTCTTCGGCGGATTGTGGATTTCCTTGAACCAGTGCAAGGTGTAAACAGTTACTCGGTGTGTCCCGATACACCACACCCGTAAAACGACCCCAAGGACTGGCAAACTCACGCACGCCTTCGCGCAACACAATACTCTCTGTTTGGCTCCGATACTGAATCAGATCTGCAATCGTTCCAATCTTGAGTTGATGCTCTTTAGCAAACTCGATGAGATCCGGTAAGCGCGCCATGCTGCCATCGTCTTTCATGATTTCGCAAATCACGGCAGTGGGTGAGCAACCCGCAAGACTCGCTAAATCACAACCGGCCTCGGTGTGGCCAGAGCGGATTAAGACACCTCCAGGTTGAGCCATTAAAGGGAAGACATGGCCTGGTTGTACTAAATCGGCTGGTTTGGCATTTGGGGCAACTGCGGCTTGGATGGTGCGTGCTCGATCGGCTGCTGAGATGCCGGTGGTCACGCCACTGGCAGCTTCAATTGAGACCGTAAAATTTGTCCCTAAGGCTGTGCCATTGTCACGAACCATCAGCGGCAAGTTTAATTGTTGGCAACGCTCTTTGGTGAGTGTGAGGCAAATGAGACCCCGACCGTGCTTGGCCATGAAGTTAATGGCCTCGGCACTGACGTGATCAGCCGCAAGAACCAAATCACCTTCATTCTCACGGTCCTCTTCATCAACCAAGATGATCATCTTGCCAGCACGAAGGTCGGCCACAATCTCATGAACGGGGCTAATGGCTGGTAATGGTGAGTTTGGCATGGTTGTGGAATTCGTAAATAGAGCGTCATTTTAAGCCTTCTTGCTGTTTGTAGGGCTCTACGACAGGATTTTCCGAAGCGGCCGATGGTGAAGCCTTGTGGATTTGGGAACAATCTCAGGGACTAAATACTTTAGGAATAACCCAATGAACCATGACCATTCACCTGAATCTGGAATGGTGTTATTTGAACTTTTGATTGCGATGAGCCTTATCGTGGGCAGTATTACGGTCGCGCATACGGTTTATTCAAAACTCGTCATGAAGTCTATTCAATTGGAGCAGTCGCATGCAGCGTGGGTTCATCAGAAGAACCAGCATGAGATTGCACTTTACCTCAATCGATTCAAAAGTCAGCAACCAAACAATGTGCCTCGTTCAAAACGATGAGCCTGCTGGCATGCTTAACAGCGCTTTCGCTCGGTAGCATTTTGCTATTGCCGCCAGCATGGTTGGTTCATCGAGTACTTACTTATCAGGCTCAAATCGAGGACCGTGTTTTACTACAACAGAATATGGATCGCTCACTGGAGTTAATCAGTCGAGCGATTCAGGGTGCAGGGTATCTAGCTAGCTCAACGCAGCATCCATTGATCGCAAATCCAATCACCGTCCAAAAAGGAGGTTCCTCTCGCGGTTCTGACGCCATCGTACTCACCCAAGATATTCCGGATAAATTGGGGTATGACTGCATGGGTAATCCCTTGACAGTCGAGCGAACCATCAAGCAACAGGCTTATCAGCGGTTTTATCTAGAGCCCAGTCGGCACGATTCTAGAGCTCAGATATTGATGTGTCAGAGCGTCGATCGTCAGGGTCGATTGCATCAGGGTGAAATTCTGAATAACGTGCAGTCCTTGCAGATTGACTGGGTGCGAGCACACTCACTGACCCAAGCGCCTGATATCTCTCGGACTCCAAGCGGCTTAGTTAGCATTACCCTGCGCGTGCAACCCCATGCAGGACCAAATAACCCAACGCGGGTCATCGAGCAGACACACTACATCAGTCAGCGCCACGGAACTTATAACCCATGATATTCCTCTGGGTCATGAGTCTTTTGCTATATCTGGCTTGGGCGGTTACCCAGTTGGAGTCGGTGCTCGCCCTTGAGATTCAATCGCAAGCGACTCAGGTTCAATATCAGTCCGAGTTTGAGAGAGCAGAAGCACTTTTGGCGCAGTGTGAAGATCAGCTCAGAACATTATTGATTCATGAGCTAGATTCTTCGCAGGACTTCGATGCATTAGGTTCAGAGGGCTGCCGACTAAAGCTCATGAGTAGAACACAAATGGTCCACCAACAGAAACATCCAATCAAGAACACACTATTGATTGAGTTGGAGGTTGGCCAAGGGATTCGGCTTCGTAGCGCGCTTCGTTATCAAATCGCCAGCCAACACCTTAGCCGCATCAATTGGCAGCCAATCTATGAGTAGCAATCAGAAATGGTGTTTATTTGACTCACGAGG encodes:
- the trmB gene encoding tRNA (guanosine(46)-N7)-methyltransferase TrmB, with amino-acid sequence MINDSSSLRHRIRSFVRRAGRTTNAQEHAIATLGSQFLLPYQEALFDWSVFGPSYQNASRIVEIGFGMGESTAQIAQVRPNDAFLGLEVHEPGVGALLKRIGELDLHNLRLISHDAVEILERMIAPNSLDGVHIFFPDPWHKTRHHKRRLIQKEFVELLVSRLKPNGYLHLATDWQHYAEQMLLVLNHHPLLRNQSTQKVRLGAILGIDQDQTIGGIDWTAKHLQETHEGFVDKPSYRPLTKFENRGLKLGHGVWDLLYRKHVP
- a CDS encoding glycosyl transferase family 90, with product MKLINTFKYLIDVDGNSNAWSSLFLKLLSGSVVLKVESEDGYKQWYYDRLIPWQHYVPVNKDLSDLQEKLDWLRDNDDRAKKLAKLGKDFAFDISFEKELANSLDLIKNNLVIPKAK
- a CDS encoding class I SAM-dependent methyltransferase, translated to MNAPSSRKFLKAIFYLILTKAPLIVITCFVNTYIQKNKIIKFQNIESKHREKNFSTDWFTGNIPYWMIIFNKFQMLNKPLSCLEIGSWEGRSSLFILDSLPNSKLTCVDTWEGADEHKGSKILNTIEQNFDANLSDYRDRLTKYKGTSFSFFDNLESHTKFDLIYIDGSHYIYDVMVDALKSFAHLNVGGVMIFDDFFWGYYDDPISNPASAINTFISLKKRYLQVEMVYSQIIISRIADENRINH
- a CDS encoding undecaprenyl-diphosphate phosphatase, with protein sequence MDPLLLFKALILGIVEGLTEFLPISSTGHLILVGDLLNFNDERGKAFEIIIQFGAILAVCWEYRERLFKVTNTFFSSKQSQKFVLHVVIACIPAMGLGLIFGKFIKAHLFSPVPVASAFIVGAFVIFWAEYRQTKASTMKKIDSIDQLTAIDALKVGLAQCAALIPGTSRSGATIIGGMLFGLPRAVATEFSFFLAIPVIGGATAYELLKIANSPQAFGFADFAPTLLVGFVAAFISAFICVRWLIHYVAHHNFIPFAWYRIIFGVLVLVTSYTGLVAWSN
- a CDS encoding UDP-glucuronic acid decarboxylase family protein — its product is MSINQNKILISGGAGFLGSHLTERLLREGNDVLVVDNFFTGNKQNLVHLMSNPKLEIMRHDVTFPLYVEVNQIYNLACPASPVHYQYDPVQTTKTSVHGAINMLGLAKRTRARILQASTSEVYGDPEVHPQPEGYWGRVNPIGIRSCYDEGKRCAETLFFDYFRQHQTDIKVVRIFNTYGPRMHPNDGRVVSNFIVQALQGKDITIYGDGSQTRSFCYVDDLIDAMARMMATETGFTGPVNIGNPTEFTMLELAQLVLKLSGSKSKIVYQPLPSDDPKQRQPNIDLAKAKLGWTPKVSLEDGLRETISYFSKLLNV
- a CDS encoding DUF2721 domain-containing protein; translation: MNLSIDAIQANIQLALAPVFLLTAVATLVAAITARLARNVDRMRFIQNQLYGDQQLSQKLKTHYEKEIDEFKTRGRLCTLAIFFDVLAGVLISLTVLELFLVQTGAGKLVNVGYVLITFVAGLVSFVVSLTLILVEVVFAYRSTSWDMPAQEISQMPTTPKE
- a CDS encoding IS3 family transposase (programmed frameshift); this encodes MKRTKYTAEFKLEAVKQILDKGHSAVEVSRRLGVPVGLLYTWTRKLKGSDEKPIEDIKALQAEMTKLKAELRRTTEERDIPKKGRRVLCQSVRVKYAFIKEHRQEFRLLSMCRVLKVHRSGYYAWLKEPQSPRALENAKLSEQIRYFYDQSMGIYGSPRIYHDLREAGVACSENRVARLMKASQLRSIRGYKRPRYRIGRPSLVSPNQLQRQFTHDAPDQAWVTDITYIRTYEGWLYLAVVIDLHSRLVVGWSMQARMETRLVLDALTMAVWRRKPKNGLIIHSDQGSQFGSDAFARWCKDNRLSPSMSRRGNCWDNAVAESFFSSLKSELIKKRIYPTRAQAKSEIFEYIEEFYNRVRRHKHLAQLSPMAFEQRQIAL
- a CDS encoding NAD-dependent succinate-semialdehyde dehydrogenase, producing MNVPNSIADLHKLLKNPGLFHEDALINGQWVKASGNARFAVSNPATGDIIAKVANLNASDAEEAISAAELALNAWKGKLAKERAQVMRKWFELILANADDLATLMTLEQGKPLAEAKGEVVYGASFVEWFAEEAKRVMGAIPATTWGDKRTIVLKQAIGVCVAITPWNFPIAMITRKIAPAMAAGCTIVIKPAEQTPLSALAIAELAQQAGVPQGVINIVTADAEQSIAVGKVLCESPTVRHLSFTGSTEVGRILMAQCAPTVKKLSLELGGHAPFIVFDDADIDAAVSGAMSSKYRNAGQTCVCANRFYVHKKVHDAFVEKLALATKAIKIGNGLEQGVSQGPLIDQAAIEKVERHVADAVSKGAQLVIGGKRASLGGTFYEPTVLANVTNAMLITHEETFGPVAPVIPFENDDEVIRLANSSQFGLASYFYSRDIGRVWKVAEALEFGMVGVNTGLISNEVAPFGGVKQSGLGREGSSWGIDEYLEMKYVCMGL